The DNA region CCTCGGAAGCCCAATCGATGATGGGGACATGAGATTCTAGAAAAACGTCAGGATCCAGTAGATGAATATTTGGCGAAAAATGTCTCTATGTGGTATGGGTTTGCaaccaacaaacctcccctctaACCGAGAACTTCTCTCCATTCTCCCACGTGGTATGAATTTGCAACCAACAAACCTCTTCTTAAACCGAAAACTCCCCTCAATTCTCTAATGTGGTATGAGTTTACAACCAACAATAAGTATCGAACCAATCAATGAATTTTAGGCTACATTGACATCGTTATATGTAAGTAAGACTCgaatattagagcatccacaacgcaTTCCGTCGCCGGCCCGCGTTTCATTCCGGAGGGACGAAACCGCTGCGGAACGCGTTGCAGTGATGCATTCCATCCCCAGCCCGTCGCCGTGCCGTCCCGTAACCCGTCGTCGCGAGACGCGGGACAGGCTGTcacgccacgcgcttcggcgacgtggcacgccctgcgtcgtgcgtgacgcccactcgccggcccgcgagtgggcgtcgtcacgtgctgacgcaataaatcttttttttaaaaaaaatcgatttttaaaaaaataattttttttaaaacgttaatattaccgtttatttatatccgttttttctttttttatttttatttttttcctctataaatactcctaattcatcctcatttcacacacaactacacatctattcttcctaaatcaacttcatttcctctccaattttcatctaacatctcatcaaaaaatgtCGGGCGACGGCAACttcggcggtggcggctccggcgggtgggatctcaacacgtttaaccgattgggagaccatgtacaacacgtttaacgcggcctggtggaacggaattgtgcatatggcagcacaacttggccttccgactccccctccacctcgaccgccttcgggggatgattcgccggcggagtagtttttttttttattttctttaaatttgtattttaaattatgcaacgtttaattttttaggattttaattgtgtgttttttattttttagaattttaagttgtaattttttttatgttgtgttttttattaatgaagtatgtttgttttaattgaattgggttggaaataaaaataaaaaatgaaattgaattaatagtaatttaaggaacggttaagaaacggataaggccatccacaacgctgtttctataccgttcctaaaccgttccttaaactactatttgcgggtcccactgtactttttaactccatttattaactaaggaacggaacctgcaaccctccgttccttatccgttccttaaccgttccttaaattactattcattcaatttcattttttatttttattttcaactcaattcaattaacacaaacacacttcattaaacaTTACTAATTGgaataacaaaattataaagaagaataataaaacattaaaCATTACTAATTGgaataacaaaattataaagaagaataataaaacattaaaCATTACTAATTGGAATAACACATTACTCAATTCAATTAAcccaaacacacttcattaagcATTAAACATTGCTAATTGGAATAACAAAACATTATTAAAAACCAaacccttcttcttcttcctcaaccTCCTCCACCACTGCGCTGCCCACCCCGACGCCACCCCCTCCTCACCTTCAAATCCACCACCGACCCCTCCAACTCCCTCCTCCGCACGACgcagtgggcgtcacgcacacGCAGgggcgagccacgtcgccgaagtgCGTGGCGGCACACaccgtgccgcgtctcgtgcCGGCGGCACCCGGAACGACATGGGAACGACACGCCGACGGAAcgcagcgccgcaacgcgtcgcgcgccggtttcgttccgccggaacgaaacgcggaacgGCCGCgacccgcgttgcgggtgctctaaggaacggagggttccAGGTtctgttccttagttaaggaatggagtaaaaaagtatagtgagacccgcaaatagtagtttaaggaacggtataaaaacagcgttgtggatggcttTATAGTAATAGTctagtattattattaaaatggaTACATTACCATCTTTCTGAAGGTGAGTCTGGCTTGATTTGGCCTAATCAGCCTAGAACTAGTAGTTATCTTTATTATACATCAATCACATTACAAAAAAGGACACATTTTcgttactaatattttatgaaCTTCTGTCAAAAGCAgatcaatatttaaatttaaagagACCCTCGCAATTCACGTTATTAACGGAGTAATAAAAACTCTTTAAACAAATATGGTAGTAATTGACTCATCCAACGAGAAAAGTGACGTTTCTACCAATAAACTAATTGTGATTAGCTAGCATCAATGTGAATATGTGACAATACATAATTTTGAAGCCAAATAGATCGAAGCTAAATCAACAAGATTAGTCGGCATGCAAAGATTAATGCAATGTTAAACTCAGGGATAAGCCAAAAATTCTATTCTCTAtctgtccctgaaaatttgtcacttatttccattttcatctAGCCCTAAAGATTTGTCAcctcacttttatcatttttggtaatgaaccccacattccattagttcattctcactcatattttattataaaactaatatataaaagtagaactcatacgccactaattttttcaacctattttctattatatttcttaaaactcgtgtcagaTCAAATGGTAACAAATTATAAGGGACagaggggcaaaaatatacttcctccatcccactTATGTGAACATTTGCTCTTCGGCACCaaattttatgtaatgttgttttgtgagttaaatgaagatagaataaaataaggaaaaaattatagatgatattattttcaatttagaaAACAGGTCACTTTTAGTGAGACAGAGGAAGTATATAAAGATATTTTAATGAATTAAGaaaagatatactccctccgtccccaaagagtatgaacaatgaattcagcacgagttttaataaataagggaaaaagtaagagagagagaaaggataatggaaataatgttagtggagaatgaggtCTCATTATtgtaatgatataagttgttaatagtaatagtataagttgtaaataaaatgatgtgtgaggcaatgtgttttttttgaattttttaaaattagaaagttcatatttttcatggacagacgaaaaaagaaatagttcatactctttggggaggagggagtatataaagaTTGATATTTCCAAAACAATTAGAAATTGGTGATCAAAATGGCATAAATGGTTTTTTTTGAAGTGTTGCTCGATTTGCTTCTTATGAAGCTCATGTAGCTCCGTCCATGATTAAACTGTGACATATAGTATAACAATTGTAGCAAACAACATAAGTGCTTCATATATTATGTTTATATAAGGTAGCAACAATACGATAATATTAAGTCGAAAGGTTTGGCAATAGGCTCGGAACCTTAGATAACATTAGTccttaatatatatatatatatatatatatatatatatatatagagggtagtgttaaactccttttctccccttagatttaagttccttcttaaatTGGACCGTTGGATTTGGAGGATGGACGATCCGGATCACATTCCAAATAATCATCccgtagttcattatttagtgtATCTCGTGCATTACGAGGGTGAATTAGTAATttcgtgcattatgagggtgaaTTAGTTCATTATTTGGTATAATCTATTCATTATTAGCCGATGTGCTTACATTATTTGCCTACGTGCATGCATTATGTTCATCTCTGTTTATAATTGTCGAATAACAAAtggaataattgtttattcattacctcatataatctctgcattacgTTCATATGTTATCGCATTATTTTCCTACCTCCATGAATTATGTTTACTTCTgaataaacaattattccatttgttattcgaaaattaaaaaaagagatGAACATAATGCATGCACATAGACAAATAATGTAAGCACATCGGCTAATAATGAATAGATTATGCCAAATAATGAACTAATTCGCCCTCATAATGCACGAAATTACTAAttcaccctcataatgcacgaaatacactaaataatgaactacggGATGATTAGCTAGGAATGTAATCCGGATCGTCCATCCTCCAAATCTAACGGTCCAatttaagaaggaacttaaatctaaggggagaaaaggatttgaatacaatcctatatatatatatatatatataggatatatatatatatatatgtataattgtATTGTCTTTGATGCTAGAAGTATAATGTAGATATTGAGTGTCGCCATCCTTTACGatataattaaactaaaaatactAATATGATGTAGTTTACGTATGATTAATAATCGACTTGTCGGAATTGCAAGTTTAAtgtaatttgatttaatttacaataataGTTATAAGAAAAAGGGACAGGCTGGAAAAAGACAATGATCCCCCACGCCCACGAAACGATCTTCAACAGCTGGAGTTGGCAGCCTCTGTCGTTTTCTCACGTGGGAATTTAAATTACCAACTCTAGTAATTTAATTATCCAATCAAGTTAACTTTAAATAATTAGCTCCCTTTTGTATGCGGTCCTTTTCATTTTCCTCGTTCGTCaaacaataagagtcacatttagtgtcaacacagattttaagaaaagtaaaaaataatggATTGAAAAATTTAGTAGAATATAatgtccacttttttatattggttttataataaaatatgagtgaagtgagttagtggaatatgtgacatacttaccatttatgataaaaatgaaatgtgacttttattgtgaAACGAcataaatgacaaaatatgactttTATTGAGGGACAGATGAGTATTTAGCAACTTACATTATTAGTATttgtctttaattttttttttaaccaCAGGTGTACCGAACTCACCTTTGACGGAATCTGACTAATTCTATTCAACCGAATTTTCGAATTAAGGTCGAAAGTCTCCCAGCGGATGGCGGAATAGTATTTGTCTTTAAATAACACATAGGAGTACAATTGCAAAACCAATGTGCAAAGCGTATTTAAGCATTTAAGTTTTTTATTAcgtaatatataaatataattagtaTACTTATTGCAGCAAGTGTGTATAGAAATGATTCTTTCAATTTCCCTCTGcgataaaaataatcaaatttcaaatataATTTCTCTGTCGGAGAAGATATAAATTCCAAAATAaggttattttaaattttaatggtACAACTTGCGAGATGAAAATATCATTATCTCGAGTTAATCATTCCAATATTTAAATATGAGGTTATGTATAATGTGTGGCTGGGAATTCTCCACACGGCTGATCTCAATTACTAATGacaagtttaattattttattctttggcGGGATGCAATTGCAATCCAAATTtaaagatttgattttattcttgcTCCTATAatatattagtactagtattacttGTGGCGTTGTGTAATCATTCTAAGTTAAGGTCGGATGTATTTCTTCGACTTTATCACCCAAAATTATGAAGCATGTCCATATTATAATAGtatttatttacattttcaAATATTCTACATACAAGTAAttttcaattctcaattagtTGACCAAATTATAATTGAGAAACTTGGCAATCATGAAATACTTTGCACTTCATCAACAAAAGAACGTGTCTTAAATCCCTCCAAAAAAACAACCAAATAGGAATTCTAGGTATGCGTGCATAAATTACATAAATAGAATTACCAAAATTATGGAAAAGAGGAGCAAGAATTCACTGAAACAAGTAAAGAGGATTAATATTTCTCTCAATTCTTTAACCATATTAATATAGTATGCGTATTTCGAGTACATAACTGAATATTCAATTCCTAAATAAAAAAGTACGTGAATTATGCATATATAAATACATGAATCGAATTATCAATCCATTCAACCAAAAGTCGATATATATACGCAAGTCCTCAATCAATTTAATAACACATccatacattaaaaaaaaaaaatccaacagCAGCACGCAACAAAACATCTCACACCCACATAATACCATAAGAGATGGGTGAAAATAAAAGGCAATTTTGAATCATTGTATATTCCATATACACAAAACATATTATCCCCAAAAAAACGCCACTGTGGGTACAGTTAATTAGATAACAAAATTTCTCACAAGATTTGCTGTAATCCAGTTCGTTCTATTCGAAATTATTGAATTACTCGAATTCATAAATCAATTCATCAACAAAATAATCAACCAAATCCATAAAATCAAACCCTAGATTTTATGAATTTACAATATAAGAAATAACATAAGCCTTAAATCTCCTTTCTCAATTCTCATAAAATCAAAAATAGAGTGAGTGACTCTAATACAACTTGTTGGAATAATTGAATAAACAATTACATAAAGATCTCTTTGATATTAACCAAAAACAACGAAGAAGAAGCGGAAACTGTAGAGCGGAAACGTACATTGATCCATCTAGAATTGAACGGTGGAATTGCTTTCCACCGGAGACGATCTTCACAATAGTCTAACGAGAGAATGCATAGATATCAAATCGTTCACGTTTAGGGACCATAACTCTATCTTATATCTTATCTTTAAATATAcgattctttattttttattcggTTCCTCAACAAATAGAAAATCACATATGGTATATAtacttatttccataacaaatgaaatacATCTACCCGAACTTTAATCTTAACGGATCACTTTAATTGGATAATCAAAAGATAGTCATACTTATTAAATTAGTCACATTGAAGCCCAAATAACATAGGAAACATCTAATAGTAGTTTGGATCCTTGATATGACTACACATGCCCGGCTCAAAGTATAGCTATGATACTACTGCGAGGGTTCGACGATGCAGACTCGAATTCAACATTAGTATGAGTTCGCTTTGGGCCAAGTTCTCACGGTTTTGTTTTTGGACACTTCTAAAAATACCTCTTTTATGGCTTTAGTTATTGCTATAATTGGAGTCAACTAAGCAAACACATAGCAAGTAGTCTATTTGCACTTATGTCTACCGTTTGCATTATTTAAGTCAACATAATAACCACATAACAAAACATTCTTGCTATTTATTCTCAGATAAGCATGACCCATAGCAAGAAGTGCGCTTAAAATAGTGAAGTAACCACAAAACATGTTATGCATATCTCTAGACTACTATTGTTCTGTTATAGGAGATTGATCATTGCTTAAGATAAAGTGGGCTGCTAAAGGCTTTCAAATTTAATCATTGAAAACTTACTAATGATTTACTCAACATCGTTTGTTGGTCTATGACTAAAAAAAAAAGGACTTCCCATCTCTAGTAATATGTATATGTCTAAAGTTTTGTATGGATTCCCTAAAACTTTAATGTCGAAATTCCCACTTGGGCAATTTTGCACATGCTTGAtagattttgattaaaaaagatacatttaaaatgaaaaatgattttgtgttGCAATGTTGTTTGGTTGTCGTTTAAATCAAACTAAAGTCttgaaaaataatatttgatgTGTATGTTGTTATGCCATATATAAACTCCATTTAACATTAGCCAAAACAAATTCGTATACAAATCTATCAGTTAGCCTGCCAACAATCCAAGCATACTACACTTGATGAAATCACTATATCTTTACATGCTGCCATCTTGAGACAAATGAATCTTTACAATTTCACAGACGTAATCAGAGCAAGCAATAACTTGTAATTCtgcaaaacaaaaacacaagtACATAAGCTAAATACAGATAGGAGCTTACCAACTAGCATTAGTTCAACTTTCTGCAAGCTAACAATGCTCACGGGTTGAATAGGCACGACAAAGTGAGTTCTTCCTGACCAATGTGCACAACATGAGCCTAGTCGAAACCAGTGGGTCAGAAAAAGGCTGCAATGTGGGAGAAATAGACACAAACTTTTCAACAGTCAGGAACCTTGTAGTTATAGTAAATTTACAAGATCACAAAATATATCAACTTAACTGTTTTGATTTCAAAGATCCAACAAACATATTGCCTAATGTCAATAAAAAATCCCAAGAGTTAAATGTATAGATGAATTGGAAGCCAGTAGAATTTCCACAATCCAGCAATGTACTCAATACGTGCCATGCTCACCTTTTAACGTGGAAGGCATCCTTAGGAAAACTTAACGTGTAAAGGAGATTCTGCTCAATGGGTTCAACCGTTCAAGCTTATGAAATATGGATGAAGCAATGCATCATTCAATAGTTGCAACAAACTCATCTGTGCGATAAAGGGATTCTGAAACACACAAGCACATGCATATAATCAATTTGAATCAGCATTTTGGAATAACTTTTGCCTCTTTCAGGTTTGAGAAAGAGCTTCAAGCACCTTGCTTCCATAAATGGGATGACAGAATAAGCTCTCTGAGAAACATGAACAAACTCACCCGGACAGAATCCCTCGAGACGAGCTTGACTCACATCAACAAGTACATCCTAATTTGATAGCCATGGGATGCTAAAGAGCCTACAAGCTAAAGaattaaaaaatgcaaataCAGTTAGATTAGTGGCTTGAAATGAGTAATGACTCTAGTCAACGCTAGATAAAATTTATCCAACACCCTTATTAGCACCTCAAGCCTGATGAACTTAAGATTGATCAGCAAATTCTTCATACCTTAAATTTGGAATATCCATCCAAATTAGAACCCCTCAAAAGATAGTCCCATAAAATGATGACAACAGATGTAACAAATGCATCAAGTAAAAAGAATGTAGATCAAATTAATTTCTTacgtagtactccctccgtcccggactacttgcacttatttcctttctgggcgtcccaagttatttgcactctttcaatttttagtaaaaattatcacctacagccgcaattgttgactttgttatacactcattccttaatctccgtgccgaaaaggaaatgtgcgagtagtccgggacggagggagtagcaagTCGGAACAAAGTTTCATGTCATCAGTAACGCCAAAGCATTATACCTTAGCGGCAGCATCAGATAGGTTTTTAGTTGATTCCGGACTTTAGAAGAAGCATAAATTTTATGTTCAATATAGTAAGGAGCAGTAGAACTATATAAAGCAACAAGAATGGCTCTAGATAGTTTCATCGTCATGTAACAAAGTGAATTTAACTTCAGGCCTCTACAAACAGTTACCTCGAAAGGAATCCAACTGCCAATCTCCTATTGCTGGgacgcggcggcggcggtggaggcaTCGCAATTGAATGTACTCGCGTCTCCgcctcagcctcagcctcgTGTCTCTTCTGCCGGAGCTCATAGTTTTCTTcgcgaggaggcggaggagACCTGTAGAAATTAACTTCAAAATCATCCATGAACCTGTTTCATGACCTTGGCAGGGACAGCGGCGCATTAAACTATGAAGcaaaaaactaaaacaaaaaagtaaaattcACTCGATTTAGCAACAGAGGCTTACTCCTGAAGGTGTCGTTGGCCATACAGAGAAACACGATGCCATCAGAGCGGAGGACGTGGAAGATGTAGCGATCCTGAGGGCCCTATTTCCACAAGTTCAGCTTCTACCAAAGAATTCAATAATTGTCTTAGGCTTCTCAATATAATCGCGGTAATGTAATCACTCACTTGCTTCAGAAGTCGAGGGCTCAGCTCCAGAAGTTGAGGATTCCATAGGACCTACTTGTTGCTTGAACTTGTCATCGGCTAGATACTCTGCCCTTGAAGCTTCCATCACCATGCGTTCAATTTCTTTCTCAGTCAGCTCAAGGTCCGAGTAGAAGTGCCCCTCAGCAAGAAGTGCCTACCAAATGGAACAAATCTATTACTATATGTTTTGGGGTGAAGGTGATTAGTATATACTACTTACATTATCGATTTGTTGATCCTGATGAGCTTTGATAGCTGCTTTTACCTTACCCTTATCAATGTCCATCTGTCAAATTAACACCAAATATGGCGAGGATGAGAAGTTTGGAGGACAAGGCATATGAAGTAATGTTCATAAACAGTGATTTCCATGGAATATATTGATAGGGAGCCAAATCCAAGCCCAGAACCAATGGTCAGCCTACGGGGATCAACAAGAGAGTTGTAGTGATTTCCATGGTGGTAGCTTAGCCGTATCGGAGGCGTGTCAGTATTGTAATTTCCATGAAATATATTGATAGGTTCTGCATCACATAAATAGTGATTTAATTAGCAGACTGACAAGATAAGGGATTTCATTATAACATAGAAAATCCGACTTAAAAATCATCATATGCAAATAAAACACCTGTGCTGCAAGAATGTATATGTATAGGCCGGTTGTACATTTCTGATAAAGCCTGAATCTCCACATTATTTCCATAGACCtgcaaaagaagaaaaaccaaCCATAAATTATGAAGAATCACAACCACTCAGGCTCAGGTCCTTCCTCTTTTGCCCTGTTCGTTCTCATTAGAGTCGGGTCAaaaaattattactaatatttacaCAAGGCACAAAATGACTTGGTTCCTTATcatttcaaatcaaaacaaCATAAAAAGCAAGTTCCTCCTCGATAGAGACTCGTAAGTTTCCGCGAGTGCTCAATTTCGAAGACATTACCAAAGGCATATAATCTACTGGCACTTCCCCCACCCCCACCGATCACCTCCTGACCTCCTCCCAGCTCCCATACACGCACATCGCTGCCACCTCCCCTCCCTCCGCACAAGCATCGCCAATTATAGCCTATCCGCCACCTGTTCGACAAAATGTCACTCGCGCGACCCCATTCGGTACATAAATGAAATAGGGATAAGTTAAGTGCAATGACGTGGTTTTAAGGCTCAAAATACGATGCTGTTTCGCTGCCCGTCGTTCATGCCACATCGATTTCTCAGCGTGTCAAGTCAGCTTAAATTTCACCCAATTCGGACAGATGGGACAGTTGCGAATTTTCTGAACTTCGTGACTTGTCATTCAGACCAAACTTCGTAAATTTACAGGAAATTTCCcatttagatttttattattggTGTGTGAAAATATTAGGACTTGGAACTAAACTTTTTCATACAATCCATTATTTATGAGCAAGTTCTGCCGCTACTAGTAATATTTGTGAGGAAGTAAACTTGCAAGAATGTACCTTATCTGTTCTCTTCCTCTTGCAATAGGAAGTAAAACCTTCTGTTATGAACTGTGAGAAATGATCTCTTTCCCACTCCTACAACCAAAGAATTTACATCATATGGTTAATGCATGAACATGACATCTGGAAAACATGCCTGGGAAATTAAACCTTTTATTATGGCAGAAAAAAAAGGTacttataaaatattaattatataaggTTTATAAGCATGTAGTTCATAACAGATATTGTTTTATTATGTTCTTAAGGGGAACAACCCAAACAAATATAGTGGAAGCTAATCGATGGAATGAGATCTTTTGTACTGGTTGTTGAAAGTTCATCTGCTTTTGAATTCTCAATCTAAAACTCATATGTAATCATATCAGGATGATGATTGTTGAAACTAGATCTTTTAAACAGGTGGTCAAAAGTTCATCTGAGTCAAGAAGCAGATGTTGAACATTTTAATTCTTAACAGATCTCATCTTTATTCTAGTGCTAGTATGTTATCACTTAAAAAGGTAGCCAACAGACAAACTATAAAAAGTGCATTGGCGTCCCACTTGGATATGACATCATAGTAACACACTCAGAAACTTCATTGGATTATGTCCAACATAACTCAAGAAACCAGCAGATCCAACACCTCCCAACACACCATATGTGTAATCAAATGCTTAAGTTTTAAAACAAGAGTTAAATTGCCACTCATTGCCAAGTACAgttcaaaaacaaaaaacaagcaTAACCATGAGAGTTAGATGGCCTCAAGAGCCAAATTTCCAACCATTTTAGCCATGGGAACAGGGCATTTTGTGACCATGTCCAACTTAGTAGGAGCTGAAGCATGTCCAAAGAGTGACAACCCCAACGTAACAAGCTCACCAAGAGAGAGTCTTGAGGAAAGAAAACCATGCCACAGGTGTGGATCAAGCTCAAAGAAAGCATCAAAAAAGCTCCTAGTCCCATTCAAATCAAGCTTCAACAATGTCTCCATCCCAAAATTGTAGAACTCCCTCTGACACCTCCTCTCCAGAGGCCATAGCCCATCCCAAGCCTTTTGATAAAGGGCAGCTCCTCGGATCATCCTAGTGGAGCCGAGGCACTCAGCAATGGCCCTCGCAACCAGAGGGGCAAGTGCCATTGTCTGAGCAACCGTGTAGCCAGTTGCAGGATGCACAACCCCGGAGTTGCCCCCAATTGCCATCACACTCTGGGGCATCCGCGGGAGGGGCCCTCCCATCGGGATCAGGCACTTCTCATCCTCAATCACAGCCCTCACACGTATCCCCAACTGCCTCAGCCTCGCCACCATCCTACTCTTCACCTCTGCATACGACAGCACCGGCCTGCTCACCAGTGACGTCTCCTCAAGAAACACTAACTTGGAATCAAAAGGCATCGCATACAAGAAAGTCGGGAATTTTGAATTGCTAGCGCGTAGTTGCGGCTCGTTTCCAAGATGAGAGTCTCTCCAATCCATCAACACCATCTTGTCCAAATCAAAGGGGTGTTCATCAACCTCAGCCAAGATGCCATGAGCAATCTGAAACCCGGGGTTCCTCGGCTTGTCATACTCGGTAAAAGTACTAGTGAAACCACTAGCATCAACAATCAAACTAGCCCTCAATTCGGTACCATCGTCACACAAAACTGACGACTCAAACTCCTCATGATTAACCTTCCAAACCTTAGCAGTGTGGAATCTCACACCATGTGATGCACAATCAGACAACA from Salvia splendens isolate huo1 chromosome 9, SspV2, whole genome shotgun sequence includes:
- the LOC121747568 gene encoding capsanthin/capsorubin synthase, chromoplastic-like isoform X2, which produces MASLVKLTPFPLLSTSGPCSFPAKTPTWHPIPHTLGINYRQIAQSSKFDSFLDLEPKSKPESLNFDIPWFNQADRSKFDVIVIGAGPAGLRLAEQVSRRGIKVCCLDPSLLSMWPNNYGVWVDEFESLGLEDCLDAKWPMTCVHMDDRKTKYLDRAYGRVNRKDLKLRLLSDCASHGVRFHTAKVWKVNHEEFESSVLCDDGTELRASLIVDASGFTSTFTEYDKPRNPGFQIAHGILAEVDEHPFDLDKMVLMDWRDSHLGNEPQLRASNSKFPTFLYAMPFDSKLVFLEETSLVSRPVLSYAEVKSRMVARLRQLGIRVRAVIEDEKCLIPMGGPLPRMPQSVMAIGGNSGVVHPATGYTVAQTMALAPLVARAIAECLGSTRMIRGAALYQKAWDGLWPLERRCQREFYNFGMETLLKLDLNGTRSFFDAFFELDPHLWHGFLSSRLSLGELVTLGLSLFGHASAPTKLDMVTKCPVPMAKMEWERDHFSQFITEGFTSYCKRKRTDKVYGNNVEIQALSEMYNRPIHIHSCSTEPINIFHGNYNTDTPPIRLSYHHGNHYNSLVDPRRLTIGSGLGFGSLSIYSIDKGKVKAAIKAHQDQQIDNALLAEGHFYSDLELTEKEIERMVMEASRAEYLADDKFKQQVGPMESSTSGAEPSTSEAKAELVEIGPSGSLHLPRPPL
- the LOC121747568 gene encoding capsanthin/capsorubin synthase, chromoplastic-like isoform X1, with the translated sequence MASLVKLTPFPLLSTSGPCSFPAKTPTWHPIPHTLGINYRQIAQSSKFDSFLDLEPKSKPESLNFDIPWFNQADRSKFDVIVIGAGPAGLRLAEQVSRRGIKVCCLDPSLLSMWPNNYGVWVDEFESLGLEDCLDAKWPMTCVHMDDRKTKYLDRAYGRVNRKDLKLRLLSDCASHGVRFHTAKVWKVNHEEFESSVLCDDGTELRASLIVDASGFTSTFTEYDKPRNPGFQIAHGILAEVDEHPFDLDKMVLMDWRDSHLGNEPQLRASNSKFPTFLYAMPFDSKLVFLEETSLVSRPVLSYAEVKSRMVARLRQLGIRVRAVIEDEKCLIPMGGPLPRMPQSVMAIGGNSGVVHPATGYTVAQTMALAPLVARAIAECLGSTRMIRGAALYQKAWDGLWPLERRCQREFYNFGMETLLKLDLNGTRSFFDAFFELDPHLWHGFLSSRLSLGELVTLGLSLFGHASAPTKLDMVTKCPVPMAKMEWERDHFSQFITEGFTSYCKRKRTDKVYGNNVEIQALSEMYNRPIHIHSCSTEPINIFHGNYNTDTPPIRLSYHHGNHYNSLVDPRRLTIGSGLGFGSLSIYSMEITVYEHYFICLVLQTSHPRHIWC